A window from Polyangium spumosum encodes these proteins:
- a CDS encoding segregation and condensation protein A, whose amino-acid sequence MDPTRPPDYRPGQVSKARASAAGKTQAKAKATPPPAPTPIREVPAEAVETNDNAYRVALPQFEGPLDLLLHLIQQHELDILDIPVSFITQKYLDYLSMMRALSIDLASEYLVMAATLIHIKSKMLLPVVPKDQDGDGLPEEEVDPREELVRRLLEYQKYKAAAADLAERGTLGKDIFPRGTPEATPEGPAPFAPVGVFSLFDALEKLLKRTNVKIEHEVNFDRISITDRIVQLTERLSGRRRATFEELVLDDPARKGAALTKFDIVITFLAILEMARMKLLRIYQSDPLATIHLELSMKAGGSDEGEERNEAGEERNEASEERNEAGEERNEAGEERNEAGEERNEASEERNEAGEERNEAGEERNEAGEERNEAGEERNEAGEERSETGEERNGVGAQDGEPEVNDGD is encoded by the coding sequence GTGGATCCCACGCGGCCTCCGGATTACCGTCCCGGCCAGGTGAGCAAGGCGAGGGCGAGCGCAGCGGGGAAGACCCAGGCGAAGGCGAAGGCCACGCCTCCGCCCGCGCCCACGCCGATCCGCGAGGTGCCGGCCGAGGCGGTCGAGACGAACGACAACGCCTACCGCGTCGCCTTGCCTCAGTTCGAGGGCCCGCTCGACCTCCTGCTGCACCTGATCCAGCAGCACGAGCTCGATATCCTCGACATCCCCGTGAGCTTCATCACGCAGAAGTATCTCGACTACCTGTCGATGATGCGGGCGCTGTCGATTGATCTGGCGAGCGAGTACCTCGTGATGGCGGCGACGCTGATTCACATCAAGTCGAAGATGCTCTTGCCGGTGGTGCCCAAGGATCAGGACGGGGATGGGCTGCCGGAGGAGGAGGTCGATCCGCGGGAGGAGCTCGTCCGTCGGCTGCTCGAGTACCAGAAGTACAAGGCCGCGGCGGCGGACCTCGCGGAGCGCGGGACGCTCGGCAAGGACATCTTCCCGCGCGGGACGCCGGAGGCCACGCCGGAGGGGCCCGCGCCGTTCGCGCCCGTCGGCGTGTTCTCGCTGTTTGATGCGCTGGAGAAGCTGCTCAAGCGCACGAACGTGAAGATCGAGCACGAGGTCAACTTCGATCGGATCAGCATCACCGATCGGATCGTGCAGCTCACGGAGCGGCTCTCGGGGCGCCGGCGCGCGACGTTCGAGGAGCTCGTGCTCGACGACCCGGCGCGGAAGGGCGCGGCGCTGACGAAGTTCGACATCGTGATCACGTTCCTCGCGATCCTGGAGATGGCGAGGATGAAGCTCCTGCGGATCTACCAGTCGGACCCGCTCGCGACGATCCACCTCGAGCTGTCGATGAAGGCGGGGGGGAGCGACGAGGGGGAAGAGCGGAACGAGGCCGGCGAAGAGCGGAACGAGGCCAGCGAAGAGCGGAACGAGGCCGGCGAAGAGCGGAACGAGGCCGGCGAAGAGCGGAACGAGGCCGGCGAAGAGCGGAACGAGGCCAGCGAAGAGCGGAACGAGGCCGGCGAAGAGCGGAACGAGGCCGGCGAAGAGCGGAACGAGGCCGGCGAAGAGCGGAACGAGGCCGGCGAAGAGCGGAACGAGGCCGGCGAAGAGCGGAGCGAGACCGGCGAAGAGCGGAACGGCGTTGGCGCGCAAGACGGAGAGCCCGAGGTGAACGATGGCGACTGA
- a CDS encoding serine/threonine-protein kinase, producing MTPSPTKSCPSCGERYDADVLFCPQDGTPLVNVKGPSLSSPEVDPYAGLELSGQIRVKHLIGIGSMGRVYRAFQAGIERDVAVKILHRELSGNAELVARFHREAKIASRLAHPGVVSVLMTGTIPQRGDPRTGGEMYLVMEHLDGMSLLSALAASGAGGEPSALPLARAMHIALQICDAVGEAHAQGIVHRDLKPENVMLVRRGDDPDFVKVLDFGIARLDWADRQGSMATQAGLIFGTAKYISPEGAEGKPVSPAADVYSIATILYQCLAGRTPFEGDSPVQLLIQHTHDPPPDLRSIPRASYVPAPLAAVIMQNLAKKPEARAKDARAFGKELYAAARQSGLDPDELARSNLLFARKGAVKLPSKERTKSLELSTDLAARIGGVAAGAEATPMPISSRIEDDPESSPAPIGATSAPAIEADEAKAAPPSSHATSRASGDDDEDPVDDAEAHVSPAAPLAHESTMQGTETPLSTPPPEGTKRRARLTRIVALVLCLTAVPLVAVVGGKRLGLVGAPSADSLDGRLEAAREAMKRQAWDAPPGDNVKEILEAAHARWPGDARVKELRREAAERLVTSALGRKYAGDAEEALHLARIAVSLNPSLTTAQHLVAELASKPGPELTPTSNDAPRVLSPDPRPQGRLPPPRPTGKDEKPQPSASAPSPPQPSGIPPAPTTTTSPTNAPTGKPTGQDGPVLPPTPPPLPTTDPPPTPTGGPWL from the coding sequence ATGACCCCGTCCCCCACGAAGAGTTGCCCGTCGTGCGGCGAGCGCTACGACGCGGATGTCCTCTTCTGCCCGCAGGACGGCACGCCCCTCGTGAACGTGAAGGGGCCCTCGCTCTCGAGCCCCGAGGTCGACCCCTACGCGGGCCTCGAGCTCAGCGGGCAAATCCGCGTCAAGCACCTCATCGGCATCGGCTCGATGGGCCGCGTCTACCGCGCCTTCCAGGCCGGCATCGAGCGCGACGTCGCCGTGAAGATCCTCCACCGCGAGCTCAGCGGCAACGCCGAGCTCGTCGCCCGCTTCCACCGCGAGGCCAAGATCGCGAGCCGCCTCGCCCACCCCGGCGTGGTCTCGGTCCTCATGACCGGCACGATCCCGCAGCGCGGTGATCCCCGCACGGGCGGCGAGATGTACCTCGTGATGGAGCACCTCGACGGCATGTCGTTGCTCTCCGCGCTCGCCGCGTCGGGCGCGGGCGGAGAGCCCTCGGCGCTGCCCCTGGCGCGCGCGATGCACATCGCGCTGCAGATCTGCGACGCCGTCGGCGAGGCCCACGCGCAGGGCATCGTGCACCGCGATCTCAAGCCCGAGAACGTGATGCTCGTCCGCCGCGGCGACGACCCCGACTTCGTGAAGGTCCTCGACTTCGGCATCGCCCGCCTCGACTGGGCCGATCGTCAGGGCTCGATGGCCACGCAGGCGGGCCTGATCTTCGGCACGGCGAAGTACATCTCGCCCGAGGGCGCCGAGGGCAAACCCGTGAGCCCCGCGGCCGACGTCTACTCGATCGCGACGATCCTCTACCAGTGCCTCGCCGGCCGGACGCCCTTCGAAGGCGACTCGCCCGTGCAGCTCCTGATCCAGCACACGCACGATCCGCCGCCCGATCTGCGGAGCATCCCGCGCGCGAGTTACGTGCCCGCGCCGCTCGCCGCGGTGATCATGCAGAACCTCGCGAAGAAGCCGGAGGCACGGGCGAAAGACGCGCGCGCCTTCGGCAAGGAGCTCTACGCCGCCGCGCGGCAGAGTGGCCTCGACCCCGACGAGCTCGCCCGGTCGAACCTGCTCTTCGCGCGAAAGGGCGCGGTGAAGTTGCCCTCGAAGGAGCGCACGAAATCGCTCGAGCTCTCCACGGACCTCGCCGCGAGGATCGGCGGCGTGGCCGCAGGCGCAGAGGCGACGCCGATGCCGATCTCGTCGCGGATCGAGGACGATCCCGAGAGCTCACCCGCGCCGATCGGAGCGACCTCGGCGCCTGCGATCGAGGCCGACGAGGCGAAGGCCGCTCCACCTTCGAGCCACGCCACGTCACGCGCCTCCGGCGACGACGACGAAGACCCGGTCGACGACGCGGAAGCACACGTGTCGCCCGCGGCCCCGCTCGCGCACGAGTCGACGATGCAAGGCACGGAGACGCCGCTCTCCACGCCGCCGCCGGAAGGCACGAAGCGCCGCGCGCGGCTCACGCGGATCGTGGCGCTCGTCCTGTGCCTGACGGCCGTGCCGCTCGTGGCCGTCGTGGGCGGCAAGCGCCTCGGCCTCGTCGGCGCGCCGTCGGCCGACTCGCTCGACGGCCGGCTCGAAGCCGCGCGGGAGGCCATGAAGCGCCAGGCCTGGGACGCGCCGCCCGGCGACAACGTGAAGGAGATCCTCGAGGCCGCGCACGCGCGCTGGCCCGGCGATGCACGCGTGAAGGAGCTGCGCCGCGAGGCCGCCGAGCGCCTCGTCACGAGCGCGCTCGGCCGCAAGTACGCGGGTGACGCCGAGGAGGCGCTCCACCTCGCCCGCATCGCCGTCTCGCTGAACCCCTCACTCACGACCGCGCAGCACCTCGTCGCCGAGCTCGCGTCGAAGCCCGGCCCGGAGCTCACGCCCACGTCGAACGACGCGCCACGCGTGCTCTCCCCGGATCCACGCCCCCAGGGCCGCCTCCCGCCGCCGCGCCCCACGGGCAAGGACGAAAAACCCCAGCCGAGCGCCTCGGCCCCGAGCCCGCCGCAACCTTCGGGCATACCTCCGGCGCCGACGACGACGACGTCCCCGACGAACGCCCCGACGGGCAAACCGACGGGCCAGGACGGCCCCGTCCTTCCGCCCACGCCGCCGCCCTTGCCGACGACCGATCCACCGCCCACACCGACCGGTGGACCATGGCTTTGA
- a CDS encoding MaoC/PaaZ C-terminal domain-containing protein — MALDLSSLGFTTEPSSFTYDWKTLALYALGIGAKRDELAYLYEGTAGGMKVYPTFAVIPATEPVFKSLARTGGNFAMVVHGGQKIRALAPIPPSGTLLTTATIRGLYDMKRLAQVVIDTTTTLEGGERVYETTWSILYRGEGGFSGPRPPADPDEPSIPKDREPTFLHEETTSPEQALLYRLSGDHNPLHADPAFAASVGFPQGPILHGLATYGFAARAVVKGLLGGDASRLRLLSAQFRKPVWPGDTIVTQGFVLEGGKVALQASVKGRPEAVLTGGYAEIA, encoded by the coding sequence ATGGCCCTCGATCTCTCGAGCCTGGGCTTCACCACGGAGCCGAGCTCGTTCACCTACGACTGGAAGACCCTCGCGCTCTACGCGCTCGGCATCGGCGCGAAGCGCGACGAGCTCGCCTACCTCTACGAGGGCACCGCCGGCGGCATGAAGGTCTACCCGACCTTCGCCGTGATCCCTGCGACCGAGCCGGTCTTCAAGTCCCTCGCGCGCACGGGCGGCAACTTCGCGATGGTGGTCCACGGCGGCCAGAAGATCCGCGCCCTCGCGCCGATCCCGCCCTCGGGCACGTTGCTCACGACCGCCACGATCCGCGGCCTCTACGACATGAAAAGGCTCGCGCAGGTCGTCATCGACACGACGACCACGCTCGAGGGCGGCGAGCGCGTCTACGAGACGACGTGGTCGATCCTCTACCGCGGCGAAGGTGGCTTCAGCGGCCCGCGCCCGCCCGCGGACCCGGACGAACCTTCGATCCCGAAGGACCGCGAGCCCACGTTCCTCCACGAGGAGACGACGTCCCCCGAGCAAGCGCTGCTCTACCGGCTCTCGGGTGATCACAACCCGCTGCACGCCGACCCGGCGTTCGCCGCGTCGGTGGGCTTCCCGCAGGGCCCGATCCTGCACGGGCTCGCGACGTACGGTTTTGCCGCGCGCGCCGTGGTGAAGGGGCTCCTCGGCGGAGACGCGTCGCGGCTGCGGCTCCTCTCGGCGCAGTTCCGCAAGCCGGTCTGGCCCGGCGACACGATCGTCACGCAGGGATTTGTGCTCGAAGGCGGAAAGGTGGCGCTCCAGGCGAGCGTGAAGGGAAGACCGGAGGCGGTGCTCACGGGCGGATACGCGGAGATCGCCTGA
- a CDS encoding peptidylprolyl isomerase, with product MSKETKKQRKAEEDPELDKKRAEDEEEDEEEEGADESEDEEEDEEEDEEEDEEEDEEEDEHAQHQGKDAAAQGDDEDPNWWTPHVVLGVLVLIGILGFFGMFNKPLGFLAAKPAAAPVTETVTTQPATQPTPQAPPRPTAPAQQPQREMFGAKHFLVMYKGSMRAPANITRTKEEAKARAEEALKKVKGGAKFETIVGEYSDEPNAGARGGDLGLFPKGAMVGPFQEAVEKLKVNEISGLVETPFGYHVILRTK from the coding sequence ATGAGCAAAGAGACCAAGAAGCAGCGCAAGGCCGAAGAGGATCCCGAGCTCGACAAGAAGCGGGCGGAGGACGAGGAAGAGGACGAAGAGGAAGAGGGCGCGGACGAGTCCGAAGACGAAGAGGAAGACGAAGAAGAGGACGAAGAGGAAGACGAAGAAGAGGACGAAGAGGAAGACGAGCACGCGCAGCACCAGGGCAAGGACGCCGCCGCGCAAGGCGACGACGAGGACCCGAACTGGTGGACGCCGCACGTCGTCCTCGGCGTGCTCGTGCTCATCGGCATCCTCGGCTTCTTCGGGATGTTCAACAAGCCGCTCGGCTTCCTCGCCGCGAAGCCCGCCGCCGCCCCGGTGACGGAGACGGTCACGACGCAGCCGGCGACGCAGCCGACGCCCCAGGCGCCGCCGCGCCCCACGGCCCCGGCGCAGCAGCCGCAGCGGGAGATGTTCGGCGCGAAGCACTTCCTCGTGATGTACAAGGGCAGCATGCGCGCGCCCGCGAACATCACGCGCACGAAGGAAGAGGCGAAGGCGCGCGCCGAGGAGGCCCTGAAGAAGGTCAAGGGCGGCGCGAAGTTCGAGACGATCGTCGGGGAGTACAGCGACGAGCCGAACGCGGGCGCCCGCGGCGGCGACCTCGGGCTCTTCCCGAAGGGCGCGATGGTGGGTCCGTTCCAGGAGGCGGTCGAGAAGCTGAAGGTCAACGAGATCAGCGGCCTCGTCGAGACGCCCTTCGGCTACCACGTCATTCTGCG